The following proteins come from a genomic window of Diprion similis isolate iyDipSimi1 chromosome 8, iyDipSimi1.1, whole genome shotgun sequence:
- the LOC124410102 gene encoding peroxisomal biogenesis factor 19, with product MSEDKKKSGEPADAELNELLDSALEDFNQVQSEKQKTDAAVVASSAQLEQPDVAAGAEDQWTQDFIKQAADQFEKNLQNLIQNGDDSDLGASFQKMAQTVASAITGEGDLGNEASRSDFQSAISQALKDLSSTSQDLQNPVPGLGEADLAAMFGRTSLDEESGEFPSFMQGMMQSLLSKEVLYPTMKELVDKYPAWLEEKKSTLPAADFERYTEQLNLMQKVCAELENEKEEDSDEVKKARFDKTLALMNQMQNCGQPPEELVGAPALFKCDAEGNPVFPPGVDPPENCCVM from the exons ATGTCTgaggataagaaaaaatccGGTGAACCTGCAGATGCGGAATTAAACGAGTTATTGGATA GTGCTCTAGAGGATTTCAATCAAGTTCAAagcgaaaaacaaaagaccGATGCAGCAGTAGTTGCATCATCAGCCCAATTGGAGCAGCCCGATGTAGCAGCTGGAGCTGAGGATCAATGGACGCAAGATTTTATCAAACAAGCTGCAGACCAGTTCGAAAAAAACCTACAGAACCTCATACAAAATGGTGA TGATAGCGATCTGGGAGCCTCTTTCCAAAAAATGGCACAAACTGTAGCCAGCGCTATCACAGGGGAAGGTGATCTTGGGAACGAAGCTTCTCGCAGTGACTTTCAGTCAGCCATTTCACAAGCGCTTAAAGATTTGTCCAGTACAAGTCAGGATCTACAg AACCCGGTACCAGGATTGGGAGAAGCAGATCTGGCTGCTATGTTCGGGCGAACGTCTCTGGATGAAGAGTCTGGCGAATTTCCATCTTTCATGCAAGGGATGATGCAGTCTTTATTGTCCAAGGAGGTTTTATATCCCACAATGAAAGAGTTAGTCGATAAATATCCAGCGTGGCTTGAAGAGAAGAAATCCACTCTACCAGCAGCTGATTTCGAAAGATACACGGAACAATTGAATCTCATGCAAAAG GTATGTGCAGAGttagaaaatgagaaagaagaagactcTGATGAAGTAAAAAAGGCTCGCTTTGACAAAACATTGGCATTGATGAACCAAATGCAGAACTGTGGGCAACCACCAGAAGAGTTGGTTGGTGCTCCTGCGCTTTTCAAGTGCGATGCTGAGGGAAATCCAGTTTTTCCACCCGGAGTTGACCCACCTGAAAACTGCTGCGTCatgtaa
- the LOC124409504 gene encoding DNA-directed RNA polymerase II subunit RPB9: protein MSKITGYDTHDDGPGFVGIRFCQECNNMLYPKEDKENKVLMYACRNCDFKQLADSNCIYVNKIMHEIDELTHIVADVISDPTLPRTEEHPCPKCNHRESVFFQAQTRRAEEEMRLYYVCTNQHCSHRWTE, encoded by the exons ATGTCTAAAATAACTGGATACGACACGCACGACGATGGTCCAGGATTTGTGGGCATTAGATTTTGCCAAGAATGTAATAACATGCTGTACCCTAAGGAAGACAAAGAGAACAAAGTGTTGATGTACGCC TGCAGAAATTGCGACTTCAAGCAGCTCGCCGACAGCAACTGTATTTACGTGAACAAAATTATGCACGAAATTGA CGAACTAACCCACATCGTCGCCGATGTTATATCAGATCCGACATTGCCAAGAACCGAGGAGCACCCCTGCCCAAAATGCAATCACCGAGAATCTGTATTTTTCCAAGCTCAAACCAGACGAGCTGAGGAGGAAATGAGACTTTATTACGTCTGTACAAATCAGCACTGTTCACACAGATGGacagaataa
- the LOC124409499 gene encoding uncharacterized protein LOC124409499: MSKLEDSFAWTHRLGCPPSICNESTKQTLSKGIVGLLWDHIADNLHPTSEVLEARKNILLHKLRENAEDSVIQTIKKTSKIRAERKDLRQRIRAAEKERETQEFLLRKKRQELVKIQSTRQCVEAKKELFSIKYDQMQAQVQDCNQMRQVCKCLLPSSGDQVDLNTIEGSLTLVSSMLSGTDKKKVWKKISETLYPVATPVLWNILSQSRTTDIDKVVQLGYEISPNATPANCGEKFEIGIAKACSLHVTAVSKRLLNDAKANEHQSTILEYIEQIEKAQTNHLDITEWLALTLEVRKWEAEQRGLHQAVKDINENLEPQTELNAELSNIAIKMQQTDVEMRQCADDIQTSMALLKGAGATLNRAKEKLLNGLQKFAIFRAVDQDKTWLDIDLNIEIENFYERININALRKITLGGEVGAYRHTTCCIGQSGLAITVPLDVNDTHDFPFVRAPVYHLLDCYKALMKSVWFANYKSSSPDPELQLNLIKDVEKQWHSMSSRNHVRSFEELMNLADQASDKTQEYLQNFDATFEAWTNQVVSSILMSYENTVDGITFREWQQRFDTMASLLASKTKALK; this comes from the exons atgagcaaaTTGGAGGACAGTTTTGCATGGACACATCGATTGGGATGTCCACCATCGATTTGCAACGAATCAACAAAACAAAC ATTATCGAAGGGAATCGTTGGCTTGCTATGGGACCATATCGCTGACAATCTACATCCCACATCCGAAGTTTTGGAGGCACGGAAAAATATCTTACTCCATAAACTGAGAGAGAATGCAGAAGACAGTGTGAttcaaacaattaaaaaaacctCTAAGATAAGAGCAGAAAGAAAGGATTTGAGACAGCGAATTCGTGCTGCTGAAAAAGAACGAGAAACGCAAGAATTCTTACTTCGTAAAAAAC GGCAAGAACTCGTCAAGATACAATCAACTCGTCAATGCGTCGAAGCAAAGAAAGAACTTTTCTCCATAAAGTATGATCAGATGCAGGCGCAAGTTCAAGATTGTAATCAAATGCGCCAAGTTTGTAAATGTCTGTTGCCGTCCAGTGGTGATCAGGTCGACCTGAACACAATAGAGGGATCTTTGACCTTAGTCAGTTCTATGCTCTCCGGCACGGATAAGAAAAAG GTTTGGAAGAAGATATCGGAGACACTCTATCCCGTCGCAACCCCAGTCTTATGGAACATTCTATCGCAAAGCCGAACAACTGATATCGATAAAGTTGTCCAGTTAGGATATGAAATATCCCCGAATGCTACTCCTGCTAACTGTggagagaaatttgaaatcggCATTGCAAAAGCCTGTAGCCTACATGTAACAGCTGTATCAAAACGATTGTTGAATGATGCCAAAGCTAATGAGCATCAGTCAACCATTCTGGAATATATTGAACAGATCGAG AAAGCTCAAACTAACCATCTGGACATCACCGAATGGCTGGCATTGACTTTGGAAGTTCGTAAATGGGAGGCAGAGCAGAGGGGCTTACATCAAGCTGTAAAAGATATCAATGAAAACCTAGAACCCCAGACCGAATTAAATGCGGAACTGAGCAATATAGCGATCAAAATGCAGCAAACCGATGTTGAAATG AGACAATGTGCCGATGATATACAAACGTCCATGGCGCTCTTGAAAGGAGCTGGTGCTACCTTAAACCgcgcaaaagaaaaattgctgaatggattgcaaaaatttgcgaTATTCAGAGCAGTGGATCAAGACAAAACCTGGTTGGACATTGATCTCaatatcgaaattgaaaacttcTATGAGCGGATCAACATAAATgctttaagaaaaattacattagGCGGAGAAGTTGGTGCATATAG ACATACGACATGCTGCATTGGGCAATCAGGGCTTGCTATTACTGTTCCGCTAGATGTGAACGATACCCATGACTTTCCATTTGTTCGTGCTCCCGTGTATCACTTGTTGGATTGTTACAAAGCCTTGATGAAATCCGTTTGGTTCGCTAATTATAAGTCGAGCTCTCCAGATCCCGAACTACAGCTAAACCTAATCAAAGACGTGGAGAAACAGTGGCATTCGATGTCGTCTAGAAACCATGTTCGTTCTTTTGAGGAGTTGATGAATCTCGCTGATCAAGCTTCTGATAAAACACAGGAGTATCTGCAAAACTTCGACGCCACTTTTGAAGCTTG gacaAACCAGGTAGTGAGTTCCATATTGATGTCTTATGAAAACACTGTGGATGGAATAACTTTCAGGGAGTGGCAACAGCGATTTGACACTATGGCATCATTGTTGGCCTCGAAGACTAAGGCTTTGAAGTAG
- the LOC124410101 gene encoding hsp70-binding protein 1-like: protein MGSSFTKNTNKNMSSNNTSRSSSSMGSENNGSNSRPLSIQTVRAQNDSRQPHPQPLPNQPRQPSNLQGLLRFAMEARQEENASQSSQFQPLDQERQAFLNQALTSMTVNVIEELQKSIKVLSGASELRLEDDPSEYDNALDVIANYVDNMDTANDFYKIGGFAIFGPCLNSNHSSLRWRAADIIAELTQNNPYCQEKVLEAGLMPILLNMVDTDPSEQTRIKALYAVSCLVREYPMSLRHLDVNDGYSVLLRAMQSPIEKLQIKSAFLLSSLCSKDGNPNNLKATLVKMGLVEQAAGLLAMQGLHPDTRDQLLRVLAGLANNNYLPALRECRRPQLCLRQTLERHQHELRAEESFDEAATCAQLLDQIFSDHETNQER from the exons ATGGGTTCATCGTTTACAAAGAATACGAATAAAAACATGAGCAG CAATAATACATCAAGGTCCAGCAGCAGCATGGGAAGTGAAAATAACGGAAGCAACTCCAGGCCGTTGAGCATCCAAACAGTCAGGGCTCAGAATGATTCGCGACAACCACATCCACAACCTTTGCCAAACCAACCAAGGCAGCCATCCAATCTACAAGGACTGCTTCGATTTGCCATGGAAGCGAGGCAGGAGGAGAATGCTTCACAGTCTTCGCAATTCCAACCGCTGGATCAGGAA CGACAAGCATTCTTGAATCAGGCGTTGACTTCCATGACTGTAAATGTGATAGAGGAACTACAAAAGTCGATAAAAGTGTTGTCCGGTGCGAGCGAACTCCGGCTTGAGGATGATCCTTCGGAATATGATAATGCGCTAGATGTGATAGCAAATTATGTCGACAATATGGACACTGCAAATGACTTTTACAAAATTGGAGGCTTCGCGATATTCGGACCCTGCCTTAACTCCAATCACAGCAGTCTCAGATGGAGGGCAGCAGACATTATCGCTGAGTTGACACAAAATAATCCATACTGTCAAGAAAAGGTTTTGGAGGCTGGTTTGATGCCGATATTGCTGAATATGGTAGACACAGAcccttcggaacagaccagaATCAAGGCCTTATATGCAGTGTCTT GTCTCGTCAGGGAGTACCCAATGTCATTGAGACACCTGGATGTCAATGATGGCTATTCAGTTCTGCTAAGGGCAATGCAAAGTCCAatagaaaaactgcagataaAATCTGCTTTCCTGTTATCATCTTTGTGCAGCAAAGATGGCAATCCAAATAATTTAAAGGCGACTTTGGTTAAAATGGGTTTGGTCGAACAGGCAGCAGGTTTGCTGGCCATGCAAGGTCTTCATCCAGATACAAG GGACCAGCTTTTGAGAGTACTAGCTGGATTGGCCAATAATAACTATTTGCCAGCATTGAGGGAATGCAGAAGGCCGCAACTTTGCCTGAGGCAGACTCTAGAACGTCATCAACATGAACTAAGAGCAGAAGAAAGTTTTGACGAAGCTGCCACATGTGCCCAGCTTCTggatcaaatattttcagatcatGAAACAAATCAGGAGAGATAG
- the LOC124410100 gene encoding phosphoglycerate kinase, producing MSFHKLSIDQVDLAGKRVLMRVDFNVPMKDGKITNKQRIVAAVDSVKYALEKNAKSVVMMCHLGRPDGTRNMKYTLAPVVPELKALLGKDITFLDDCVGPEVEKVCADPAPGSLILLENLRFHIEEEGKGVGPDGTKIKADKEKVAAFRASLRKLGDVYVNDAFGTAHRAHSSMLGEGFDVRASGFTLKKELQYFAKALDNPDKPLLAILGGAKVADKIQLINNLLDKVDEMVIGGGMAFTFLKVTKNMKIGASLFDEEGAKIVNDLLEKAKKNNVQVHLPVDFLTGDKFAENATVGTADVETGIADGLLGLDIGPKSQAIFAEPLKRAKVIVWNGPAGVFEFENFSKGTKSLMDGVVAATQRGAITIIGGGDTATCAAKWQTEDKVSHVSTGGGASLELLEGKVLPGVAALSDAP from the exons ATGTCATTCCACAAGTTAAGCATCGATCAAGTTGATTTAGCCGGCAAGAGAGTGCTGATGCG AGTCGACTTCAATGTGCCGATGAAAGATGGGAAAATTACCAACAAGCAGCGAATCGTCGCTGCTGTCGACTCGGTCAAGTACGCTTTGGAGAAGAATGCCAAGTCCGTTGTAATGATGTGCCATTTGGGGCGACCGGATGGCACAAGGAACATGAAATACACCCTGGCACCCGTTGTCCCTGAGCTCAAGGCTCTGCTAGGCAAAGACATCACCTTCTTGGACGACTGTGTCGGTCCCGAGGTTGAAAAGGTCTGTGCCGATCCAGCGCCAGGATCTTTGATTTTGCTGGAGAACTTGAGATTCCACATCGAGGAAGAGGGCAAGGGTGTTGGGCCTGACGGGACCAAG ATCAAGGCTGACAAAGAGAAAGTTGCGGCGTTTAGAGCATCCCTGCGAAAACTTGGAGACGTTTACGTTAACGATGCTTTTGGAACGGCTCATCGTGCTCATAGTTCGATGCTAGGCGAGGGCTTTGACGTTAGAGCCAGTGGTTTCACATTGAAGAAGGAATTGCAGTACTTTGCTAAAGCACTGGATAACCCGGATAAACCGCTGCTGGCCATACTTGGGGGAGCCAAAGTAGCggataaaattcaattgatcAATAACCTGCTGGACAAGGTTGACGAAATGGTCATTGGTGGTGGAATGGCATTCACATTTTTGAAAGTCACCAAAAACATGAAG ATTGGCGCTTCTCTCTTTGACGAAGAAGGTGCGAAAATCGTTAACGACCTTCttgaaaaagcgaaaaaaaataatgtacaaGTACATTTACCTGTGGATTTCCTGACGGGTGATAAATTTGCTGAAAACGCAACCGTCGGAACTGCTGATGTCGAAACAGGCATTGCTGATGGCCTTTTGGGTCTCGATATTGGTCCTAAATCGCAGGCTATATTTGCtg AACCTCTGAAGCGAGCAAAGGTAATCGTGTGGAACGGTCCTGCAGGAGTCTTCGAGTTTGAAAACTTCAGTAAAGGTACAAAGAGTCTGATGGACGGTGTAGTTGCTGCAACACAGCGTGGAGCAATCACAATAATCGGCGGTGGTGATACAGCTACTTGCGCAGCAAAATGGCAAACAGAAGATAAAGTTAGCCACGTCAGTACTGGCGGTGGCGCCAGCTTGGAGCTTCTGGAAGGCAAAGTCTTGCCAGGAGTTGCGGCTCTTTCTGATGCCccataa